A genomic segment from Pseudomonas sp. M30-35 encodes:
- a CDS encoding GNAT family N-acetyltransferase, which translates to MLIRPLKPVDAQTYRSLMLAAYSAHPDAFTSTTHEREKKPLAWWQARLSDAPQPHSVVLGAHDDQGKLCAVVGVSFKSQEKTRHKATLFGLYVVEAHRGQGLARQLVEQALLLASNRNGLKLMQLTVSETNPAAIALYQSCGFKQFGIEPMAIAFNGHYLSKIHMACVIA; encoded by the coding sequence ATGCTGATTCGCCCACTAAAACCAGTTGATGCTCAGACTTATCGATCGCTGATGCTTGCCGCCTACAGCGCGCACCCAGATGCATTCACCTCGACAACACACGAGCGTGAAAAAAAACCATTGGCTTGGTGGCAAGCTCGGCTTAGCGATGCACCACAACCCCATTCAGTGGTTCTGGGCGCGCACGACGACCAAGGCAAGCTTTGTGCGGTAGTTGGCGTCTCTTTCAAAAGCCAGGAAAAAACCCGACATAAAGCCACGCTGTTTGGCTTATACGTTGTTGAAGCTCATCGTGGCCAAGGGCTGGCTCGCCAATTAGTTGAGCAAGCCCTGCTGTTGGCAAGCAATCGCAACGGTCTCAAGCTAATGCAACTGACCGTCAGTGAAACTAATCCTGCAGCAATTGCCCTGTACCAAAGCTGCGGATTTAAGCAGTTTGGTATTGAGCCAATGGCCATAGCCTTCAACGGCCATTACCTCAGCAAAATACATATGGCCTGCGTGATTGCTTGA
- a CDS encoding nitrite/sulfite reductase yields the protein MYVYDQYDQTIIEDRVKQFRDQTTRYLAGELSEAEFRPLRLQNGLYIQRYAPMLRIAVPYGLLSSKQVRKLATIARDYDKGYAHISTRQNVQFNWCELEDIPEILAELSTVQMHAIQTSGNCIRNTTTDQFAGVAKDELIDPRPWCEIIRQWSTFHPEFAHLPRKFKIAVNGAVSDRAAIEVHDIGLEAVNNDAGELGFRVSVGGGLGRTPIVGSFINEFLPWQHLISYLDAILRVYNRYGRRDNKYKARIKILVKALTPEVFAERVNAEWAHLKDGPTTLTEAEVQRVATHFIDPAYKTLQDQEAELAALDAEHPGFARWRQRNTFAHKKPGYVAVTLSLKPTAVAPGDLTDKQLDAVADLADRYSFGEVRNSHNQNIILADIEQAQLFTLWGELREYGFATPNVGLLTDIICCPGGDFCSLANAKSIPIAEAIQRSFDNLDYLFDIGEIDLNISGCMNACGHHHVGHIGILGVDKKGEEFYQISLGGSSGRDASLAKILGPAFAQDDVASVIEKIINVYVEKRDDEESFLDTFRRVGIDPFKERVYAANN from the coding sequence ATGTACGTTTACGACCAGTACGATCAAACCATCATTGAGGACCGCGTTAAGCAGTTCCGTGATCAAACAACCCGTTATTTGGCTGGCGAACTGAGCGAGGCTGAATTCCGCCCGCTACGCCTGCAAAACGGTCTGTATATCCAGCGTTATGCGCCAATGCTGCGTATCGCGGTACCTTATGGCCTGCTCTCTTCAAAGCAAGTCCGTAAGCTGGCAACCATTGCCCGTGATTACGACAAAGGCTATGCGCACATCAGCACTCGTCAGAACGTACAGTTCAACTGGTGTGAACTGGAAGATATCCCAGAGATACTTGCTGAGCTGTCCACCGTGCAAATGCACGCGATCCAAACCAGCGGCAACTGTATCCGCAATACCACCACCGACCAATTTGCCGGTGTTGCCAAAGACGAATTGATTGATCCGCGCCCATGGTGCGAAATCATTCGTCAGTGGTCGACATTCCACCCGGAATTCGCCCACCTGCCGCGTAAATTCAAGATTGCTGTAAACGGCGCCGTTAGCGACCGTGCAGCGATTGAAGTGCACGATATCGGCCTTGAAGCCGTTAACAACGATGCAGGCGAGCTGGGTTTCCGCGTTTCAGTGGGCGGCGGCTTGGGCCGTACCCCTATCGTTGGCAGCTTCATTAACGAGTTCCTGCCGTGGCAGCACTTGATCAGCTATCTAGACGCTATCTTGCGCGTTTATAACCGCTACGGCCGTCGTGACAATAAGTACAAGGCTCGGATCAAGATTCTGGTTAAAGCACTGACTCCTGAAGTTTTTGCTGAACGGGTCAACGCCGAGTGGGCTCACCTCAAGGATGGCCCAACCACCCTGACCGAAGCTGAAGTGCAACGTGTCGCCACACACTTTATCGACCCAGCCTACAAGACCCTGCAAGACCAAGAGGCCGAGCTGGCCGCCCTTGATGCTGAGCACCCAGGGTTTGCCCGCTGGCGTCAGCGCAATACCTTTGCCCACAAGAAGCCAGGTTATGTAGCGGTCACGCTGTCACTCAAGCCAACCGCCGTTGCCCCTGGCGATTTGACTGACAAGCAACTCGATGCTGTTGCTGACCTCGCTGATCGCTATAGCTTTGGCGAAGTGCGTAACAGCCATAACCAGAACATTATTCTGGCTGATATCGAACAAGCTCAACTGTTCACCCTTTGGGGCGAGCTGCGGGAGTATGGTTTTGCCACGCCAAACGTTGGCCTGCTGACTGACATCATCTGCTGCCCGGGCGGCGACTTCTGCTCGCTGGCCAATGCCAAGTCGATTCCGATCGCCGAAGCTATTCAGCGCAGCTTCGATAACCTCGATTACCTGTTCGACATTGGTGAAATCGACCTCAACATCTCCGGCTGCATGAATGCCTGCGGTCACCACCACGTTGGCCACATCGGCATCCTCGGCGTCGATAAGAAAGGTGAAGAGTTCTATCAGATTTCACTCGGCGGCAGCTCTGGCCGCGACGCTAGCCTGGCGAAAATTCTTGGCCCAGCATTTGCCCAAGACGACGTAGCCAGCGTGATCGAGAAAATCATCAATGTTTACGTTGAGAAACGTGATGATGAAGAAAGCTTCCTCGACACCTTCCGCCGCGTCGGTATCGATCCGTTTAAGGAGCGCGTATATGCAGCGAATAATTAA
- a CDS encoding DUF1631 family protein, whose protein sequence is MRLISRTSPLALMDALSSIVQIQLSKALAQSLSVLVLELKKCALKAFSNQDAQDFDEAVDFCDLHGPKLVRECVKTIQRGLSLTPSLGRQVQAGNEELALVEYSKFEAQLLVDTVVRNVRETLSEHELNACGCYSQFIGWHIANADNPFSLDYLLLGWLKAFNLEAWPESVRNVFLAQVCALLPQSLAAYFKALSAEFALQQISPLLSSSAFAINEKRDVVGEASRQSDPEETLSVIQCLVLKSILHCQPPAHGWTANSLLQSLESKGFYLNQRQREDTHLVSGVFQSLQQEPVMVEGLKPALQKLLLPVLDVTLRESGALSDENHPVRGSLDRLLQLAGGCALPNQSLEARVDTLMGRLVTNHQGNSHSFLTLNTELEELIELQQRSYRRRIERVVQVYRGQETLLEARRDVDQELSEALGAHPPKLLLQWLQMGWRDLLVHKRIRAGRDNISWLTDLDLTRRLADYLLSPTSRCSLDESYTRERDVDDLVATIYWQLDEFGIANAGGKRILEKLREQIVSAQVVELGQLCAPHTPSFQASPELQDCIESLEEGDWLQDADGQALQLIWRSVNKDRYLLVDNKGAQVSDLANVELRERVAKGQLQVEQSGSRNQGVVQRTLQDLVGRLYREIAYTRSHDELTGLLNRQSFAGLVAKSLACTSNTAYFIAQVDQFGVLNSHGGLMAGDACLKHVALALEQVLPNTGSCARLGSGEFAAMIPDCDEVSAYALAETLRVSIAGKTFHWQDQSHAISLSIGVAQRVESDDVASVFSHLYAACNLAKESGRNQVHRLSASAYDERVRLSAIAARVDDIIKREDISLRVQQIARAEIDSLELPHYELLLVMENELPLHDFIAAAERYNRMGKVDRWVLVRAFSQLEKAPDLWSRCSSISINLSGNSLNDEGLLGFIQGLFTRYAIEPRRICFEITETAAVASLVRVANLIRQLQQLGCSFALDDFGVGFSSFDYLKRLPVDIVKIDGSFVREITHSHSDLAMVRSINEIAHALGRVTVAEYVEDQATRQLLIEIGVDFVQGYGVQMPRSFLGLLSNI, encoded by the coding sequence ATGCGCTTGATATCACGCACCTCACCACTCGCGTTGATGGACGCATTGAGTTCGATCGTCCAAATTCAACTGTCCAAAGCACTCGCTCAATCACTTAGCGTTCTAGTGCTGGAGCTAAAAAAATGTGCGCTGAAAGCATTCTCCAATCAAGATGCGCAGGACTTCGACGAGGCCGTCGACTTTTGTGATCTTCACGGTCCAAAGTTGGTCCGTGAGTGCGTGAAGACTATTCAACGTGGCCTGTCGTTAACCCCCAGTCTTGGGCGGCAGGTACAGGCAGGCAATGAAGAGCTGGCACTGGTTGAGTATTCAAAGTTTGAAGCCCAACTGCTGGTGGACACGGTTGTGCGCAATGTTCGTGAGACCTTATCCGAGCATGAGCTGAACGCATGCGGTTGTTATAGTCAGTTTATTGGATGGCACATTGCGAATGCGGATAACCCATTTTCGCTCGACTATTTGCTTCTTGGCTGGCTGAAGGCTTTCAATCTTGAGGCATGGCCTGAGTCGGTTCGGAATGTGTTTCTAGCTCAGGTGTGTGCGCTCCTGCCGCAGTCATTGGCTGCCTATTTCAAGGCACTCTCAGCAGAGTTCGCCTTACAACAGATCTCGCCTCTTTTGTCTTCCTCAGCTTTTGCAATCAATGAAAAGCGTGATGTGGTTGGTGAGGCCAGTCGACAATCAGACCCTGAGGAAACGCTGAGCGTTATTCAGTGCTTGGTTCTTAAAAGCATATTGCACTGCCAGCCACCGGCCCATGGTTGGACAGCCAACAGTCTGTTGCAAAGTCTTGAAAGTAAAGGTTTTTACTTAAACCAACGTCAGCGTGAAGACACGCACTTGGTCAGTGGCGTGTTTCAGTCATTGCAGCAAGAGCCGGTCATGGTCGAGGGGCTAAAACCCGCACTGCAGAAGCTTTTGCTGCCCGTGCTGGACGTCACGCTTAGAGAGTCCGGGGCGCTCTCGGATGAAAACCATCCAGTGCGCGGCAGCCTTGATCGCTTGCTGCAGCTTGCAGGTGGGTGTGCGCTGCCTAACCAGTCATTAGAGGCGCGTGTAGATACTTTAATGGGCCGCTTGGTGACTAATCACCAAGGGAATAGCCATTCATTCTTGACGTTAAATACAGAGCTTGAAGAGCTGATTGAGCTTCAGCAGCGCAGTTATCGGCGGCGTATCGAACGGGTTGTACAAGTCTACCGCGGCCAAGAAACCTTGCTTGAGGCCAGGCGTGATGTCGACCAAGAGTTGAGTGAAGCACTTGGGGCGCATCCGCCAAAGCTATTGCTTCAATGGTTACAAATGGGCTGGCGTGACTTGCTAGTACATAAGCGGATACGTGCAGGCCGCGACAATATTTCGTGGCTGACGGACTTGGATCTTACTCGCAGGCTGGCAGATTACCTGCTCTCACCAACGTCAAGATGCAGCCTGGATGAAAGTTACACGCGCGAACGGGATGTCGATGATCTGGTGGCGACCATTTACTGGCAACTGGATGAGTTCGGTATCGCTAATGCAGGCGGCAAACGGATCCTGGAAAAACTACGCGAGCAGATAGTGTCGGCGCAGGTTGTCGAGTTGGGTCAACTATGTGCGCCGCATACACCGAGTTTTCAGGCTTCCCCTGAGTTACAAGATTGCATTGAGAGCCTTGAGGAAGGGGACTGGCTGCAAGATGCAGATGGCCAAGCACTGCAGTTAATTTGGCGCAGTGTAAATAAAGACCGCTATTTATTGGTCGATAACAAAGGCGCGCAAGTGAGCGACCTAGCCAACGTTGAGTTGCGTGAGCGTGTCGCTAAAGGACAGCTTCAGGTCGAGCAAAGTGGTAGCCGTAATCAAGGTGTCGTCCAGCGCACGCTGCAAGACCTTGTGGGCCGCCTGTACCGGGAAATTGCTTATACTCGCAGCCATGACGAGCTAACCGGTCTCCTCAATCGTCAGAGCTTTGCAGGGCTGGTCGCGAAAAGCTTGGCGTGCACAAGTAACACTGCCTATTTTATTGCGCAGGTCGACCAGTTTGGTGTGCTCAATAGCCATGGGGGGTTAATGGCGGGCGATGCCTGCCTTAAACATGTTGCACTGGCGCTCGAACAAGTATTGCCCAATACAGGGTCATGCGCACGCCTTGGCAGTGGCGAGTTCGCAGCAATGATTCCCGACTGTGATGAGGTTAGCGCTTACGCATTAGCTGAAACGCTACGTGTTTCCATAGCCGGGAAAACGTTCCATTGGCAGGATCAAAGCCATGCTATCAGCCTGAGTATTGGTGTCGCGCAACGCGTTGAAAGTGATGATGTGGCTAGCGTATTCAGCCATTTGTACGCAGCGTGCAACCTGGCGAAAGAGTCAGGCCGCAATCAGGTTCATCGCTTAAGCGCTTCTGCATATGATGAGCGCGTAAGGCTATCGGCGATCGCCGCTCGGGTCGACGACATCATCAAGCGTGAAGATATTTCTTTACGTGTTCAGCAAATTGCCAGAGCTGAGATTGACTCGCTTGAACTGCCTCATTACGAGCTGTTGCTGGTGATGGAGAACGAATTACCATTACATGATTTCATTGCGGCTGCCGAGCGTTATAACCGCATGGGCAAGGTCGATCGCTGGGTGCTCGTGCGCGCATTTAGCCAGCTCGAAAAAGCGCCTGACCTGTGGAGCCGCTGCTCATCGATTTCGATCAATTTATCGGGCAATAGTTTAAATGATGAGGGGTTGCTGGGTTTTATTCAGGGACTCTTCACACGCTACGCGATTGAACCTCGGCGCATTTGTTTTGAAATTACCGAAACCGCAGCTGTTGCCAGCCTGGTACGGGTTGCTAACCTGATCCGTCAGCTGCAACAGCTTGGATGTTCGTTTGCGCTTGATGATTTTGGGGTCGGCTTTTCGTCGTTCGATTACCTCAAGCGCTTGCCTGTCGATATCGTCAAGATTGATGGCAGCTTTGTACGCGAGATTACTCATTCACATAGCGACCTGGCAATGGTTCGGTCGATCAATGAAATTGCCCATGCATTGGGTCGAGTTACGGTTGCTGAGTACGTTGAGGATCAAGCGACTCGTCAGTTATTGATCGAAATAGGCGTGGATTTTGTCCAAGGCTATGGCGTGCAAATGCCGCGTAGTTTTCTTGGCTTGCTGTCCAATATATGA
- a CDS encoding DUF2970 domain-containing protein, whose amino-acid sequence MGDEQDDKPLTTWEMLHSVLAAAFGVQSGKNRSRDFSRGKPRQFIILGVLFTACFVLLIAGIVQLVLYFSGV is encoded by the coding sequence ATGGGTGACGAGCAAGATGATAAGCCGCTAACTACTTGGGAAATGCTGCACAGCGTTTTAGCCGCTGCATTTGGCGTACAAAGCGGCAAAAACCGGAGTCGCGACTTCAGTCGTGGTAAGCCGCGTCAATTTATAATACTGGGTGTGCTATTCACGGCATGTTTCGTTTTGCTGATCGCAGGTATCGTACAACTGGTCCTGTACTTCTCAGGCGTTTGA
- a CDS encoding DUF1883 domain-containing protein, protein MKFIHQREHLNEDDLVVIECSQTCNIRLMNDANFRSFKNGGRHTYHGGAFDKFPVRITVPSSGFWNITIDTVSRKAISVTRKPTLKHSIKLVRRSESKFS, encoded by the coding sequence ATGAAATTCATACATCAGCGTGAACATCTCAATGAAGACGATCTTGTCGTTATCGAGTGCTCACAAACCTGCAATATCCGTCTGATGAACGACGCGAATTTCCGCAGTTTTAAAAACGGTGGTCGTCATACCTATCACGGCGGTGCATTTGATAAATTCCCGGTGCGCATCACTGTGCCGAGCAGTGGCTTCTGGAACATCACCATCGACACGGTTTCGCGCAAGGCGATCAGCGTGACACGTAAGCCTACGCTCAAGCATTCGATCAAACTGGTTCGCCGTTCTGAGTCGAAATTCAGCTAA
- a CDS encoding ZIP family metal transporter: MDSTQVNYANFRAAWVAQAQANPWVTAGFFGALLAIVYLLVSTVVNTAAGEHAERLRYAFYAGSAGFLATALGAVLAVALKQISSRTQDCMLGFAAGMMLAASSFSLILPGLDAAKDITGSSLLSATTVVLGLGLGTLLMLGLDHFTPHEHESTGPCGPNSERINRVWLFIFAITLHNLPEGMAMGVGFAGGDFSVGIPLASAISIQDIPEGLAVALALRTTGLSTLPAALIAIATGLMEPIGALIGVGISSGYALAYPLSLSLAAGAMLFVVSHEIIPETHRNGHQTSATMGLMGGFALMMFLDTALA; the protein is encoded by the coding sequence ATGGATTCGACGCAAGTCAACTACGCAAACTTCCGTGCTGCCTGGGTCGCCCAGGCTCAAGCAAACCCTTGGGTCACGGCTGGTTTTTTTGGCGCATTGTTGGCGATTGTCTATCTGTTGGTCTCAACCGTGGTCAACACCGCAGCTGGCGAGCACGCTGAGCGTCTACGCTATGCTTTTTATGCCGGTAGTGCAGGTTTTCTGGCGACGGCTTTGGGCGCGGTATTAGCGGTAGCACTTAAGCAGATCAGCAGCCGTACACAGGACTGTATGCTCGGTTTTGCTGCTGGAATGATGCTTGCCGCGAGCTCCTTCTCGCTGATTTTACCAGGGCTGGATGCTGCAAAAGACATAACCGGCAGTAGCCTGCTCTCGGCTACAACCGTTGTTCTTGGGCTAGGTTTAGGCACGCTGCTAATGCTTGGGCTGGATCATTTTACCCCGCATGAACATGAAAGCACCGGGCCTTGCGGACCTAACTCCGAACGAATCAATCGGGTCTGGTTATTCATCTTTGCAATCACGCTGCACAATTTGCCGGAAGGCATGGCCATGGGGGTTGGCTTTGCAGGTGGCGATTTTAGCGTTGGCATACCGTTGGCCAGTGCCATTTCGATTCAAGACATACCTGAAGGCCTGGCTGTCGCCCTGGCGCTGCGCACTACTGGACTGTCGACACTCCCAGCGGCACTGATCGCAATCGCAACCGGTCTGATGGAACCCATTGGTGCATTGATTGGCGTAGGTATCTCAAGCGGTTATGCCTTGGCTTATCCGCTAAGTCTGAGCCTGGCGGCAGGCGCCATGTTGTTCGTGGTGTCCCATGAAATCATTCCGGAAACGCACCGCAATGGCCATCAAACCAGTGCCACTATGGGCTTGATGGGCGGTTTTGCGCTGATGATGTTTCTCGATACGGCCTTAGCCTGA
- a CDS encoding OsmC family protein, with protein MSEYTAKVMWQRGTQNFLNNRYSRAHSWLFDGGAQVPASSSPHVVPLPYSDPAAVDPEEAFVASLSSCHMLWFLGIAAKQGFEVDEYEDNPVGLMAKNAQGRIAMTRVTLFPRVTFAADKNPTHEQLTELHHKAHDQCFIANSVLTTVDCQPVLAVS; from the coding sequence ATGAGTGAATACACAGCTAAAGTTATGTGGCAACGCGGCACCCAAAACTTCTTGAATAATCGCTATAGCCGAGCCCACAGCTGGCTGTTCGATGGTGGCGCACAGGTGCCTGCATCCTCTTCTCCGCACGTTGTACCACTGCCCTATTCTGACCCCGCTGCAGTCGACCCTGAAGAGGCGTTTGTCGCCTCATTATCAAGCTGCCACATGCTTTGGTTTTTAGGTATTGCAGCCAAGCAGGGTTTTGAAGTCGATGAGTATGAGGACAACCCAGTTGGGCTAATGGCTAAGAACGCACAAGGCCGAATAGCCATGACCCGAGTGACACTGTTCCCGCGCGTGACCTTTGCAGCCGACAAAAACCCAACCCACGAGCAACTCACCGAATTGCACCATAAAGCCCATGATCAATGCTTTATTGCCAACTCGGTGTTGACCACAGTTGATTGCCAGCCCGTGCTCGCTGTCAGTTAA